atgGATAGAAGATGTATGGATGTATGGATGAATGCATAggtggatagatggataaatGAGTGGAATGATAGATTAATGGATGGATGGAATGATAGATGGAATAATGTATAGGTGgactgatggatggatggatagatggatggataaataggtGGATGGTTGGATAGATAGGTGAATGgttggatggataaatggatggatggataggtagatGAGTGGATGTATGGATGGGTGGTAGAATCGATTGATGTTTGGATGGAAAGATAGATGGTTAGATGCATGGATGGATGTATAGATGGATacaaagatggatggatggatggatggatggatggatggttttgtaggtagatggatggatggatagatagaataatggataggtggatggacCTTAGATAGAATAATAAATAGGTGGATGGACAGATTGGTGGATGGTAGGGATTGGATGAATACATTGAAAATACATATAGCATAGTGTCTAACTTTCGGTAAGATATCAAAGAATCCTATTCAAACATTAtaaatttgacatattttataatttgcagtcgaattataaaatttcaaaatctcaCTCTTACTTTGAGATCTTTGTTTTTCTAACATGTCTGTTAAGCTGTTTAATGATTTTTTCTCAATAAATTCCTTAATCTCCAACATTGTTGCCCCGGCCAGAGGAACAACTGGTGTTCTTGAAGTGCTTCGTCTAGAAAttccacaaagagaaaaaaaaataatgaagattaaaaaaaaacatcagatggatgtgggggcacatgcctgtaatcccagaggcttgggagtctgaggcaggaggatcatgaattcaaaaccagcctcagaaaaagcgaggccctaagtaacttagtgagaccctgtctctaaataaatacaaaaaaaggataagggatgtggctcagtggtcaagtacccctgagttcaatctctagtatctccccccccaaaaaaaattgcaCCTCAGAAGGTGACCATTTTGAGGACTGCATGCAGAGACCACCATGCTTGAGGCACATGTGCATATAAACacaagcttttctttctttcttgttctttaattttgCCTGGGTTGCACTAGTTCCAACTTAACCACAATTACtaaattaaagagaaaacttGCCCTGAGTTGTAACAGGTCTCATCCAAGAGGGGctctcttcccaccccacccacaaAATAACAGGATACCATCCTTACCGAATTGAAGAAACATCATCCATTTTGAGTGACTTTTCATAGTCCTCATTGTTCTTGGAAATGATTTCAGGTTCTGCTTGGTGAGAACCTAATAATATTAGCAAATGTCACCAAAGTTCTTATTCCATGCTGATTCAGTAAGAAACAGGGACCCCCTTACACATTTCTGTAATGCTGGCCTTGAGGCAGAAGGCCAGGTATGTGGTAagcaccccaaaaaagaaatttgggggctggggtggtggctcagtggtagagcacttgcctagcatgtgtgaggcactgggttcaattctcagcaccatgtataagtaaataaaataaaagtccattgacaacttaaaaatatttttcaaaaaaaggtTTGTTAGTCATTACCAAGCGCATGGATAATGAATATGTGGATGAGACTCATTCTAATTATTTGGACAAATGGAGGCCAtcacagagaaaaaagaagaaaatgtattacaTATTAAATTGTCCACTTTGGTACTGTTTAGACCTGGGCACTCttcagatgcaaaaaaaaaaaatctattgggAATATTAAGCAATTTTCATTCCTATTAGCAGAGGGAATAGTAAGATGTTTAGGGAAATTTTTAAGGAAAGTACATGTGGTAACATATTAGTGATCTCAGAATATAGTAATATGACATGCATCCTCATCTTATAGATGAGAAATTTGCTTTCATATTCATCTAGGgtctggggttttagctcagtggtagagggcttgcccagGGATACTCCACAGCAGGTCCAACCaccagaatgggaagttacacccCCATAtacatgatatgtcaaaatgcactctgtCATGGAGAGCTAtaaggaacaaatttttaaaattaaagaaaaaaaaaacacaaagaagttTGTTTTCCTATGCTGAGAAAAATGTTACACAGATGGCCATAGGTGGTGgaatgattatttttcctttttaactaaTTTTCTGTATCTGCcgaattttctttataaatccaCTTCTATCACTTCTAGGGTCAGCAACGTTTCTTGCAAGTCATACAAcagatgaaaattaaagaaaaagaaccaacaaTAAAATTGATGGAGGGAGCAAGAGCGCAGGGCAGGGCCTTGCAGGATGGATCACACTGTGGGAAGCTGCCGCTACATGGGAGGGACTGCAGTGCACCTTTACCTGCCGCTACACGGGAGGGATTGCAGTGCACGTTTACGGCCCAGCGGCTCCATCGACGGTTATCCCCCCCCACTACAATCTCCCTCACAGCTTTTCCACAAAGGTACTGCTACTCACCTGGAAAAAGTTTTGATTGTTTCTCTGCTTTTTCCGGTTTTCCTAAGAGACGCTCCTCATCCCACTCCTCTTTGTTGATGCTGGCTTTCTCGTGGCTCAGATCGCACTGTCTTCTCTGATCTAAAACCAAACGTCTCACTTCCTCTAGAATGCGGGAGAAAGGATCGTGGACTCAGTCGGTTAGAGGCACCTCCTGCAGACCCTCTACCTGACCATCGCTTGACTCAAGATGGACATGAAGCAATAGGTAAGATAGATGAGGCCGAGCACAGGGCTGTCatcccagaagctggggaggctgaggcagaaggatggcaagttggaggccagcctctgcaacttagctgAGGTCCccagctactcagtgagaccctgtctctaaataaaatatacaaagggctggggatggggctcaatggttaagtgtctcccaggttcaattcctagtaccccccccaaaaaaaaaaaacaaaacaaaaattatagaccACTATGCTAACAAGTTCTGGCTCATGAATTACCCTGCTGAATAAATTGcctcttttctttgtaatttgAAACAGACTTCTTAAAGTATTCCTTCACTCCCAAGAAACAAAGAGTGTATATCGGGAATCCTGGGACCAAAGGCAGGATTTGGAGCCACAGGTACTCCAGACCCCACAGGAAACTATTAACAATGATCACCTCTGGAGAGACATCATGCgatactgatttcttttttctccttttgataCTCTGTTGCTAAGTTGTTTTTACGAAGTTAATATGCACAGCCTTTATTAGTGGGAAAAACACAAATCACAATAGCCCAACCATggatggaaccagcctaggtgtccatcaacagatgaatggatagagaaaatgtggtatcagTATCTATACACTATGGAGTGGggtttttatcttattattattttattttattatttattatcattttattattatttatcattttattattattgttgtttttggtaccagggattgaacccaggggtgctcaaccactgagccccagccacatccccttttttatattttatttagagacagggtctccctgagttgctcagggcctcgctaagttgctgaggctggcctccaacttgccatcctcctgcctcagcctcctgagcctctgggatgacaggagtgtgccactgtggctgggcataatgatatttttattcagccatacagaaaaaatgaaattatggcatttgcaggaaaatgggtggaacttgcGAACATTATGTTAATCAAAGCAAGACAAACTCAGAAAATtgagggtcatatgttttcttttatgtgtgGGAGCTACCGAGGAAAATCAAAAAGGTTGGGGGGGGTGTCATGAGACCAGTACAGTAGAGGAACCAGACGGAGGGAGagaagggcagggagaggggaacGATATTGGCCAAAAGACactgtgtgtgaatatgtaatagcaaatcccatcattatacataattatggggctggggatagagctcggttggcagagagcttgccttgcatgcacaaggtcctgggttcaagccccagcaccaccaaaaaaaaaagaaaaagaaaacataattacaatgcaccgataaaaatatgggaaaagagCCCTGTGTTGGAACACACCTGTCATTCCcaatggctggggaggctgaggcaggaggatggcaagttggaggccagcctcagcaactgagcaagaccctaagcaactcagcaagaccctgtctctaaataaaatataaaaagggatggggagggggctcaggagttaagcacccctgggttcaatcctgggtacccgcccccccccccaaaaaaaggtagTTTAGTGAATCTCCACTAGGGGGCAGTGTTGGCCTCCTGGGGACATCTAGAAACGTCTAAAATGTTTTCAAGGGTCACTGTGAGATGCTATTGCTGACGGCTAGTGTAAAAAGACCCCAGATGCTACTAAACACCATACCATGCCCAGGAAATGCACTACAAGCAGGATTTTGCCTGGACCAGAATGTCAACAGTGccaagaaaagattaaaaacgAGAGGCCCAAGTCCCCAGTGGCAGAACATGTCCCCTTGAGAAGATAGGCCAGAAAGTGGGTGAAAGCCGGCTTCCCAGTATGCACCGTTGGTTCCAATTCTACCATTAAAACAAAAGTGATGATCTTACTTTGCTCactgtaaaatggggagaattATATTTGTCtgcaagtaaaaaataataatgattctCTTACAcacgttttctttttttttttttttttcttttcttttttaccaggaattgaacccaggggcgcttaactccggagccccatccccagcctcttttttatattttatttagagacagggtctcgctaagttgcgtagggctaatttgctgaggctggcctccaccttgcgatcctcctgcctcagcctcccaagctgctccAGGCAAAAGTTACAAATcttgaaacattttatatttcaaggTTTTGAATGAGGGTTACTCAAACCATAGGGAGAAATCCCAAGCTTCCAGAAACATCTCAAGAGTTAACACTGAAATGCCTGACTTACCGAAAGATCCTGCTTCTTCCAAATAACTGGCAGCCTTTAATTGGTAATACCTgactttctttgaaatcttgtcCTTGGTGTCCCAGAGCCTCAAGGTTATTTTATGGAAATTGATTTTCTTTAGCAGTTCCTTCGTCACATTGACGTTAAAACTTTGGCTCCAAGACACCCATAATTTGCCACCTTCAAGCCATGGCTTAATagtctgtatttaaaaaaaaaaaggagatatatatatatctctcttAAGAGAAAGTCATGTGATTGCAGGTTGTCAGCAGGGCTGGGTGGCCTGGGACCCTGAATTCCTAGCAAGCCCCAGGTGATGCTCACCCCGCGAGTCTCTGGAACACATTTTGCCGCAGTGCATAGTATTCTACTTGCCAGGACGCATGCGCACACACCTTTACTCCGGAGTCCAGGAACACCTTGGCCATTCCGGGAAATATCACCATGTCCACGATCTTAGGTTCCTCGTCATCTGGCAGGAGGAAATACTCAATGTGGTAGAAACGACGAAGCTTTGCGATGTGATTGTCTAGTTTGGGGTGTTTCTTGAATTTTTCCAGAATGTTtagatattttcctttaattcctAGAAGGGGTTAAGTTGAATGAATGAGCTTTGTTTTCACCACGTGGGGGGAAAAGCAGGCCTCTCGCCACAGCCCCCTGGAGCCAAGTGCTATGGGAAGTGCCTCCCAGGGGCCCTGCATTGAAACTTTGATCACCAGCCTGTGCGGGCTGCTGGAATGTTCTAGAATGGTTAAAGAGGTAGAGAGCCTCATGGGAGGAACTTAGGTCATTGGAATGTGACCTTGAAAGGAACACTGGGGCCACAGGTGGCATCTGCCTGTCATCctatgacttgggaggctgagtcaggaggatctcaagatggaggccagcctcagcaacttagcaaggccctaagcaactcagtgagattttgtctctaaataaaatataaaaaaggctggggacggggctcaggggttaagcacccttgggttcaatccttgcccccccccccaaaaaaaaaaaaacttatgctaagttgctacattgctgaggctggcctccaacttttgatcctccagcctcagcctccagagctgctgggatggcaggcgtgCCCCACGGGCATCCATAAAAAAAATGCAGACTGACTGGGAGCACATCACCTGCTTCTCAGTAGCacaacccacttttttttttttttgcaaaatgaatTGGAATTCTGCTTGACCACCTACCAAAATTCACCGGGAATGCCAGAGAGATAATAAATTTGCAGGGGACCACCTGGGGGACGTCAGGCTCAAAGGGGCTGACGTGCTCTTCTTCCAAGGAGCCAAGGGTGCCGTAGCGACCGTCATAGTTGTACTCCTCCACCCTGGTCCCCAGGTAATCCTCCACCACACAGTCGTTGGTGGTCTGGAAAAAGCTGTGTAGAGAAGTCAGGGGGTCGATGATGGCCGCGTCCTCATCCTCCCACTCCCAGGCGTTCAGCGACATGATGCTGGGCTGGCTGTCCCGGCTGGGGGAGAAGAAAGGTGCAGTCACCCTCTGCCTGCAGGAGGGAAGCCCCGCCTCCTTGGGGAAGCCCcgccccttctctccttcccctcttctcctgCAGAGCTGTCCCCTCACCCTACCCAATGCCAGACATTGAATGGGCATTGGATGCTGGCCTGAGGGGACAAGTTCAAGATCTATAGAGGTAGCCGAGCACAggcggtggctcatgcctgtcatctcaggctggggaggctgaggcaggaggaccgcaagtgggaggccagcctcagccactgagtgaagccctaaacaactcagggagaccctgtctctaaataaaaaaatagaaagggctggggacggggcccAGTGggtgagcccccccccccccccccggttcaATATCtggtcccccccaaaaaaagaaaatctatggaGACACAATCCCGGGGACTGTTGGAGGCAGGCAGGGAGGCCGAGCTGGGAGGCCGGACTGGGACATCTGGAGTGAGGAGACACATAGGGACCGGGGTCCTCCAAGACGCGGGGTACCTGTGCGCGGAGTGGCAGCCCCTCGGCTCAGCCCTTGGCCTCAGTTGCCCCGGGGACTTGACAGCAGCGAAAAGCCCCGCAGGCGGGCGCAGCAGCTGCGAGTCCCGCAGGCCCTGGCCCTTTGGCTTTGTTTGGCCGTTGCTAGGAGACGGGCGGGCACTTGAGGCTAGGGGCGGGGCTAGGGGCGGGGCCTCGGCGCCCAATCAAAGTCTGTCAAACTGGTGCGTTGGAGTTCCTAGACCAGTTGTGCTTTCATCCGTTCAGTCTTTAAGGAGCTCCTACTCTGGGCATAAGCACTTATTATGCgcctgatgtttttctttttcttttctttttttttttttggaggggggtaccagggattgatctcaggggcactgaacccctgagccccctccccagccctattttgtattttatttagagacagggtctccctgaactgcttagggcctcgctttggctgaggctggctttgaacactcgatcctcctgcctcagcctcccgagctgctggaactacaggggggcaccaccatgccctgctataCAGACAGGGAGCTAACACTCTGGGCAATGTTGGAGCTCTTAGGGTTTGGGTCtagaatgtccccccaaaacttgTGTGTTGGAAGCATGGTACCCCCATGCAGCAAGGTTCAAAAATGGGGCTTTTAAGCAATGACTAGTTCACAAGGGCATTGACCttatccatggattaatccattgaaggCTAAATGCATTACTGGGGGTGGGGTCTGCCTAGttaaaggaagtaggtcactggagaagTACCCTCCCCGGTGGTGTggctctgtctgtctctgtctgtctgtccctctctctcattccttttcctggctgccatgagctgagcctATTTCTTCCCTAGATGTGCCTAAGAATCCCCCAGAACAAATATCAGAAATTAGATTCTGGCCCATATCTGTAATACCAGCacctccggaggctgaggcaggaggatcgcaagtgggaggccagcctcagcaaaaagaccctaagcaactcagtgagaccctgtctctaaataaaattcaaaaaaaaaaaaagagggctggggatgtggcttaggggggttgagtgcccctggttaaatccccagttggaaaaaaagaaaggaggaggaggaagaggaggaggaggaggaggaggaaaggaaaggaaaccaCTTCTTGGGACAGACACACCCGGGTAACTCGATGAACTATGGAGAAAAGTTAACGATGGCAAAGCTGTTTATTTTAATGCTTGGTTCATGTGCAAAGGGATCTGTGCTTTTTATGTCAACTTCACTGAGGTACAATTGACATCCTGTAGAATCGTCCCCTTCAAACACTCATGAATGCAAAAAGTCTGGAAATACATACTGCCCAAAAGAACCAGGGTCCCCTCTTGGTGACAGGATGGTGGATTCCTTTGCCTGATAGCATTTTTCTAGACTTTGAACAATGCACAGTTGGAATCGCCTCCAAGGATACAGAAGTGACTTCAGAGAAAGGTTTCTTTGCCAgggcctctccccctcccccctcccctccccccaccccctcccccagctcatACAAAGGAACCCTGGGAGACCCAGGAGTTTGCTCACTTTGAACCTCAAACAAAAACCTTATGGATGCAATTGGAATGATTTCCAAGGCCCCTGGTAACCGGGCCCCACAGAGGGACAGGCCCGACAGAGTGCCATTATACCCCAGGCCCCCCGAGGTGCAGGGCAGCTGCTGTGACCAGGGAACGGTCTCCAGAGCCAGATTCTGAGAGGCTTTCTTTTCAATATTGACTGGGCCCAGAAAGTGACTGTTCAAAGGATTCCTTTAGCACAAGCAGTTACCAGCGTGGTGACAGGGGACAGAGGCATGTCACTTGTTTGCCTGGGCGACCAAGTCTCAGCAATACTAGGAAATCAAATCAGATTCCCTAGATGTGCCTAAGAATCGCCCAGaacaaatatcaaaaaattagATTCTGGCTGGTAGTTGGTAACCCATGCCCGTAATACTAgcacctctggaggctgaggcaggaggatcacaagttggaggccagcctcaacaattcagtgagaccctgactctaaataaaatacaaaatagccccgtccccagccctttttatattttatttagagacagggtctcactgagttgcttggggccttgctatagttgaggctggcctccaacttgcgatcctcctgcctcagcctcccgagccactgggtgTGCACCACTGTTGCTACAGTTACACACACATTAACATTGCATATAATATAGTGTGGCTGGCTGTGTTTGCTCATCCCCAATTTTTTCCTGGCTCATGTCCTTAGACACCAGTTCCTCATTCCTATAAACAATGACGCAGTGACCATCCTGTGGCCCTGCGTTTTTCTAAGGTAGAAGCCAAGGAGTGGAAATGGCAAAAAACTTTTTGTCCACTTTctattagttttataatttttttaatgtagaaaatgGTTTTGAGGTGAGGCAGCTAACTCCTTTCCAATCCAGGTGCACTTTGGACAGAGTTTTCAAGAATGAATGGGAATTTGCTGACCTGGATACTGTGGCAGAGACACAATTTTAGtggaatgattttatttatttaaataaaataaataaaccactaAGCCCCATTATcagccctattattattattattattattattattattattgattttgagAAAGCAtgttgctaagttgtttagggcctcgagaattgttgaggctggcagcaaacttgcaatcctcctgcctcagcctcccaaaccactgcgCCACCACACCCGACAGGATTTGATATTTAAAACCACAAATGCAAAAGTCTGCCCTTCTAGTAGACAAGGATAGTGGAGCCTCTTGCTCCAAAGTGGCTGGATAATAAAAAGACTTAAAAGCAACCTTTGAAGCTCATCTCGGGCCAGAATTGAAACTCAGGTTCCCAAGGCCAATTTCCCAGGCAGGTGGAACTGCTTTCTGGGGAGCCCAGTCCCCCAGCCTCCAAGGCGCATGCGCGCACTCAGCTCTAGACGATCCCAGGCTTCACGTAGTGGCTTCCCTCCCCCGGGCTGTCCCTCACCTTGTCCCCTCTCCTGCTAAATCCGTTTCCCCTTCTTTTCTAGTTCCCAGATGGGGCTCTCTGCACCACCACGGCCGAGCGAGAAGCGTCTTTGGGGAGCTGGTGGCTGAACTGTTGGGGACAAACGTCTCCGCGCAGAGTGGAGGGTGGGGACCCAGCCACTCCGACCGCCCCCAAGTGGGAGGCAAAGAGCCGACGCTGGAAACGCCCCCGAGGGGCTGAGGACACGGGTGCGCCCGGGTCGCAGGGATCCCTCCAAAGCAACTGAGGTCAACCCAGGGTTTCTGCGCATCTGCCACTGGACACGGTCCAACCAGACGGCCATCGCCAAGCTCCTCCTTTCGGGAAACTCTGGGGCCGCCCCCTGGAAGTGGCGGGGCGGAGGAACAGGAGCCAGGGAACCGAGGGCCGCCGCGATGGAGCCGGCCGGCCCGAGCGCGGAGGAGGCCGGCGCGGAGGCCGGGGTTGGAGACCCGTATCGGAGGCCGGCGCGGCGCACGCAGTGGCTGCTGAGCGCCCTGGCTCACCACTACGGCCTGGATCGCGGCGTGGAGAACGAGATCGTGGTGCTGGCCACCGGCCTGGACCAGTACCTGCAGGAGGTCTTCCACCACCTGGACTGCCGAGGCGCCGGTCGCCTTCCGCGCTCCGACTTCCGCGCGCTCTGCGCCGTTTTGGGGCTGCGCGCCGAGGGCGCCGCCTCCGGGGAGGCCACCGGGGATGCGATCCCTGGAGACTCCGGGGATGGGACCTCCTCCGGGGATGTGGCCGCTGCTGATGGAGACGCGGACGCCCAGGAGGAGGCGCGTCTGGCGCTGCGCGCGGAGCCCCCGGAGCTCACCTTCCGCCAGTTCCACGCGCGCCTCTGCGGCTACTTTGGCACCCGCGCGGGTCCCCGACTGCCCCGCGGAGCGCTCAGCGAACACATCGAGACGCAGATCCGCCTGCGCCGCCCgcgtcgccgccgccgccgccagcaCCCGACCCGGGTGCAGGGTCCCGACGAGGGTGGCCCCGAGGGCCCGGAGGGCGAGCGCGTGGCGAGGCTGGAGGAGGAGAACAGCAGCCTCCGCGAGCTGGTGGAGGACCTGCGCGCCGCGCTGCAGAGCAGTGACGCCCGCTGTCTAGCGTTGCAGGTGCGCGCCCGCAGGCTGGTGGCCAAGGTGGTATCGTGGGTGGCATCGGAACTGCAGGCTGGGCCCAGGGTGGGCAGAAGacgaggaagggaagagagggcagCCCCACGCCATCCCACCCCCTTTCAGCCCCCTTGCTTTCTGTGCCAGTCCTGCTCCCTGGCACTCCTATCCCACCGCCTCCAAACCTGCCCCACACAACCATCCCCAGCTCTCTGTCCCCATTTCTGCCCATCTTATCCACAcacccctcatttttttttttagtaccagggattgaacccagggggtgctcaccctctgagccccgtccccagccctttttatattttatttagagacaggggctcgctgagttgctcagggccttgctaagttgctgaaactggcctccaacttgggatcttcctgcctcagcctcccctgatgttgggatgacaggcatgggtCACCAGgctgacagagagagagagagaattttttaataattattttttagtggacacaacatctttattttatttgtatgtggtgctgaggatctaacccagcgccccgcgcatgccaggcgagcgcgctaccgcttgagccacatccccagccccctgcctcaACTTTATATGAACACCCTTCGTCCCTCGCCAGTCACCTGGCCAGGAGGGGGCAGAGAGGATGGTCCTGATGCAGACAAGTGTCAAGGTGCTGGCTTTCAGTGGCCATATGGGTATGGAAGCCGAAGGGCAGGTGGCAGAGCCCAGGGTGGAGATAGGACAGTATCCCCAGGACGTGAAATCCCTAGGATGTGGGTGAAAAGATGGTTCCTGATCATGCATTATCATTTAttgggcacctactgtgtgctagctGTTGGGCTCTGGGGACACCGAAGTGAACAGGACAGACAAACCCCGCCCCTCCTCAATGAGCCTCAAGGAAGCTGGAATCTTCCCGTTTGAGGTGCCCAAGCTCAAGTCTGGGGCATGAGAAGCGCCAGGTTGAATGGTACAAATGCAGGACAGAGGCCAAGAAAAAGTCACATAGTTTAGGAATCGTTGTCACCATGCAAAGGACAGAATATGGGCTTCGTGCCTCTAAAGGGGGAACCGTTCAAGTTCCAGCCTCATCAGGGACATTCTGAGTACTGAATGAATCCAGACACTAGGCTCTTATAGGAAACCCTGGCACTGGCAAGCAGAGCGTGCAATTAACATGCGCCACTGTTTTGCCAACGTGCTTCTGCATGCGCAGGAATGGGGGCAGCCGTCGTGGCTGGCATCCGTGTCGTGCATCTGGTACCAGGGCTCACCTCCTGCCCCCTGGTCCCCTGATCCCGCAGGTTGGCCTCTGGAAGAGCCAGGCAGGCGCGCACGAAGAGGGATGTGGCAGGCCCGAGGCGGTAGCGCGGGAGCTGCGACAGGCACAAGGAGCGCTGGCGGCGGCGGAGGCCCGCgctgggaggctgcagcagggcCAGGCCGAGGTGCGGCGACGCGCAGAGGAGGCCCGGCAGGCCGTGCTGCGCAGCCTGAGCCGCGTACGGGAGCTGGAGGCGCTGGCACAGCAGGTGCCCAGCTTGCAGCGCTGGGTGCAGCAGCTGGAGGCGGAGCTACAGCGCTACAGGTGAGAGGGGGTGTGACCAGGATTCGCCCAACCAGCATTACATGGGTGAGGGGGTGTAGTTAGAATACGCCCAATCAGCGCTAAGAGGGGGCGTAGCCAAGAAGCGCCCAATCAGCTGTACGCGTGAGAGGGGTGTGGTCAGGATGCACCCAACCAGCGCTACCGGGAAGGAGAGGGGCGTGACCAGGATGCGCCCAACCAGCACTACATGGGTGACGGGGTGTGGTTAGAATGCGCCCAATCACACAGCGCAACACGTGTGAGGGGCGTGGCCAGGATGCCCCAACCAGCGAGGGGGCGAGGTTAGAAATCGCCCAATCAGCGCTAATATAAGAGGGGGCATGACCAGGAAGCGCCCAATCAGCTCACGTTTCCCCAAAGCTCAGCCGTGCATTGTGCCCCCCAGCCAGGGGTTTCCAGGTTTGCTCCTGCACTCTGTCGTCTcctcattcattcatcagttcTTGGGTTTTTTAAATCCTTCGCgacttttcttcttgttctgCATCTGTGCATCCAGCCTTCTGGTCACATCCATTCAGAGATCCCAATGGGTGGACGgattcttcttcaattttttttattcattctttttagttgcacatgacagCAGGATGTATTTTGACTGTCCTGTCTACGTGGAGTATAACTTGGCA
This window of the Marmota flaviventris isolate mMarFla1 chromosome 20, mMarFla1.hap1, whole genome shotgun sequence genome carries:
- the Efcc1 gene encoding EF-hand and coiled-coil domain-containing protein 1 isoform X1, with protein sequence MEPAGPSAEEAGAEAGVGDPYRRPARRTQWLLSALAHHYGLDRGVENEIVVLATGLDQYLQEVFHHLDCRGAGRLPRSDFRALCAVLGLRAEGAASGEATGDAIPGDSGDGTSSGDVAAADGDADAQEEARLALRAEPPELTFRQFHARLCGYFGTRAGPRLPRGALSEHIETQIRLRRPRRRRRRQHPTRVQGPDEGGPEGPEGERVARLEEENSSLRELVEDLRAALQSSDARCLALQVGLWKSQAGAHEEGCGRPEAVARELRQAQGALAAAEARAGRLQQGQAEVRRRAEEARQAVLRSLSRVRELEALAQQVPSLQRWVQQLEAELQRYRSQGPQLSTPPQGSPEPGVKRGGPEETGTRATATAPEQGWQSESRTLDEVDEQLFRSVEGQAASDEEEEEEETWRRQKRPPEARAEWPSGCQGGWDERTSRTCQTSSGHFGGTDHACSLGELEAHIERLVGQLQAQGFGGKALGTPVEEVESQKGAEDERLRLELQMVETERVRLSLLEEKLADVLQLLQRLLDLNVSKRALGQVLLSTLDAWKNPAQEGTPGPSAVLDALHQALAGCELLQRPPPGQASPNPALANPLVLSC
- the Efcc1 gene encoding EF-hand and coiled-coil domain-containing protein 1 isoform X2, which codes for MEPAGPSAEEAGAEAGVGDPYRRPARRTQWLLSALAHHYGLDRGVENEIVVLATGLDQYLQEVFHHLDCRGAGRLPRSDFRALCAVLGLRAEGAASGEATGDAIPGDSGDGTSSGDVAAADGDADAQEEARLALRAEPPELTFRQFHARLCGYFGTRAGPRLPRGALSEHIETQIRLRRPRRRRRRQHPTRVQGPDEGGPEGPEGERVARLEEENSSLRELVEDLRAALQSSDARCLALQVGLWKSQAGAHEEGCGRPEAVARELRQAQGALAAAEARAGRLQQGQAEVRRRAEEARQAVLRSLSRVRELEALAQQVPSLQRWVQQLEAELQRYRSQGPQLSTPPQGSPEPGVKRGGPEETGTRATATAPEQGWQSESRTLDEVDEQLFRSVEGQAASDEEEEEEETWRRQKRPPEARAEWPSGCQGGWDERTSRTCQTSSGHFGGTDHACSLGELEAHIERLVGQLQAQGFGGKALGTPVEENVSKRALGQVLLSTLDAWKNPAQEGTPGPSAVLDALHQALAGCELLQRPPPGQASPNPALANPLVLSC